The proteins below are encoded in one region of Sminthopsis crassicaudata isolate SCR6 chromosome 1, ASM4859323v1, whole genome shotgun sequence:
- the PGP gene encoding glycerol-3-phosphate phosphatase — MAEAGGDDGRCVRLSTDRAQALLADVDTLLFDCDGVLWRGETAVPGAPEALTALRARGKRLGFVTNNSSKTREAYAEKLKRLGFGGPAGPGAGLEVFGTAYCAALYLRQRLEGGGVPAKAYVLGSPALAAELEAVGIASVGVGPEPLQGAGPGDWLAEPLEPGVGAVVVGFDPHFSYAKLTKAVRYLQQPGCLLVGTNMDNRLPLEGGSYIAGTGCLVRAVEMAAQRQAEIIGKPSRFIFDCVAKEFGLNPDRTVMVGDRLDTDILLGVTCGLKTILTLTGVSSLEDVKGNQQSDCSSRNKMVPDFYVDSIADLIPALED, encoded by the exons ATGGCGGAGGCTGGCGGCGACGATGGCCGCTGCGTCCGGCTCAGTACCGATAGGGCGCAGGCACTGCTGGCCGACGTGGACACGCTGCTCTTCGACTGCGATGGCGTGCTGTGGCGAGGGGAGACCGCCGTGCCCGGCGCGCCCGAGGCTCTGACCGCGCTGCGGGCCCGGGGCAAGCGGCTGGGCTTCGTGACCAACAACAGCAGCAAGACCCGCGAGGCCTACGCCGAGAAGCTGAAGCGCCTGGGCTTTGGCGGCCCCGCGGGGCCCGGCGCCGGTCTCGAGGTGTTCGGCACGGCCTACTGCGCCGCCCTCTACCTCCGGCAGCGCCTGGAGGGCGGCGGGGTCCCGGCCAAGGCCTACGTGCTGGGCAGTCCGGCCCTGGCCGCCGAGCTGGAGGCCGTGGGCATCGCGAGCGTGGGCGTAGGGCCTGAGCCCTTGCAGGGCGCCGGTCCCGGGGACTGGCTGGCGGAGCCTTTGGAGCCTGGCGTGGGTGCAGTGGTGGTGGGCTTCGACCCCCACTTCAGCTACGCAAAGCTGACCAAGGCAGTGCGCTACCTCCAACAACCGGGCTGCCTCCTCGTGGGCACCAACATGGACAACCGACTCCCGTTGGAAGGCGGAAGCTACATTGCCG GTACTGGCTGTCTGGTCCGAGCGGTGGAGATGGCTGCCCAGCGGCAGGCGGAGATCATAGGTAAGCCCAGCAGATTCATCTTCGATTGCGTGGCCAAGGAGTTCGGGCTCAACCCAGACCGCACCGTCATGGTGGGAGACCGGCTGGACACAGATATCCTGCTGGGGGTTACCTGTGGCCTCAAGACCATCTTGACTCTTACCGGGGTCTCCAGTCTGGAGGATGTGAAAGGCAACCAGCAAAGTGACTGTTCTTCTAGGAACAAAATGGTTCCTGATTTCTATGTCGACAGCATAGCCGACCTTATACCAGCTCTTGAAGATTAG